In the genome of Anabaena cylindrica PCC 7122, the window GATTAACTTGACACCGGTGCAACTCATACTGAATCTTGGACTCCCTAGTGGTAATTTGTAACGCCATCTAAACAGGATTTACGCAAAATCATGAAAAAACGTTCGCGAAGCGCATACCGCAAAGGACACAAAGGAAAGAAGATTTCAGAGAGTTATTGCGTAAGTCCTACTAAAGTACAGAATTGAAGTATCACAATTACTGCAAAAGTCTCTATTGAGTTTTGAAGTGGTACAAAGTGCCTAAGTCCTTTTCTTCAGAAAATAAAAAGTGCCTAAGCCCTTTTTCAAAAAAAACTAAACAAACAATTCTCAATTAGATCACTAAACCTTGTCTGTTAGAGTAACAGAGAAGAAATTAACTAGATACTCTGTGGTAACAAAGCTTGGCTGTCAATATCCTTCCATAAATCACCACGAAGCTAACACTAAATCGTTTAAAAAAAAATTAATTCTCGTTTAAATTATGGTTATTGTTTGATCGATTTGCTAATTTTCAAGGTTTTATGTAACTCGTGGGTAAAGTGTATTTTAGTTAACATAAAGCGCTTTCCTGGAAGAACGATAGAGAATTTGAGAATCAGCAGTTTTAGAGTAGTCAACCCGAAGGTGGCTTTCATTTTTCTCAAGTTCAGTCTCGCCATTCAGGGAAATTTTGTCTATTTAAGATCACAAATTTAAGCAACAACTTAAAATTTAGTAAGGAAATCTAGGATTATTTGTGATCCATATTACAAATTTTTAGAAATAACCATAACTGGGTACAGAGATATCGTATCAGCTTTTTTGTCTACACAGAAATAAACGACCTGTTCTTAAGTTGCTGTTTAAATTTCAGATATTTACTGGTAAAACTCCAGAATAATTGGCAAACTGACTGGGAAAGGAGAGAGTTCCACTACCTGAAGGCCTACGTGTTTAAATTCAGCCATTGTTGTGCAACGTCAGAAAAAGTAATGGATTTTTCATAAAGGATAAATAATATGAGTCAAAAACTATTACTAAAACCAGGAAATAAAAAATTAGTTGCCTTAATAATTGCTGCTACTGCTATTACAGGTGGAATCATTGTATATGGTATTTCCCAATCTGGGCAGTTTAGTCGAGCAGTTTCATCTGAAACTATACCAACTACCCCCCCACGCAGGCAAAAAGTCACAGCATTAGGACGACTAGAGCCAGAAGCGGAAGTCATTAGCTTATCTGCGCCTTTAGCTTTAGACGGCGATCGCATTGCCCAGATTTTAGTTAAAGAAGGCGATCTTGTGGACGAGGGACAAACTGTAGCAATTCTAGACTCACGCGATCGCTTAGAAACTGCTGTGCTACAAGCTAAACAACAAGTGAGAATGACGCAAGCTAGACTTGCTCAAGTTGAAGCCGGAGCTAGAGCCGGAGAAATTCAGGCACAGCAAGCAAACATTGAACGCATAAAAGCACAATGGGCAGGAGAAAGAACGGCGCAAGAAGAAGCAGTTGGCCGTATCCAAGCACAATGGCAAGGAGATCAAATCGCGCAAGCAGCCACAATTAGGAAATTAGAAGCAGAACTTGAAAATGCACAAATCGAATATCAACGCTATGAACAACTATCTTTGGCAGGAGCTGTTTCTCATTCGGCCTTTGACAGTAAGCGTTTGAGTTGGGAAACTGCCAAACAACAATTAGACGAAGCTCAAGCAGTTCTCAACCGCATCAACACCACTGCCAGCAGACAACTTGCCGAAGCCGAAATAACACTCACCCGGATTAATGCCACCAGTAACAAACAGCTCAGACAAGCTCAAGCTACACTGACTAGTATTGCAGAGATTCGACCTGTAGATATTGAACTAGCAAAAACAAAAGTAGAAAATGCGATCGCCGCACTCAAACGCAGCGAAACCGAGTTAAATGGGGCTTTTATCAAAGCACCAATGGCCGGGCAGATCATTAAAACTCATACCAAAGTGGGAGAAAAAATTAATAGTAGTGGCATTGCAGACTTAGCCCAAACCGACCAAATGATGGCAGTGGCAGAAGTTTATCAAACCGATATCAGCAAAGTGCAACTAGGACATTCAGCCGTGATTACCAGTCAAGCATTTCCTGGTGAACTCCGAGGCACTGTTGCTCAGATTGGCCTGCAAGTGAATCGACAAAATGTGTTTAGTAATCAGCCCGGAGAAAATCTTGATAGCCGTGTAGTTGAAGTCAAAATTCGCCTTAGCTCCGAAGACAGCAAACAAGTTGCAGGTTTAACAAACTTGCAAGTACAGACAGCAATTGAACTGTAAACACTAGATCAAATCAATTCAAAATTCAAAATCAAGAACTTTTGGGAACGAAGAATTTACTCCCTATGAAACTATTACGCAAAACGCCACTTGCATGGCGGCAGTTAATGAAAGAAA includes:
- a CDS encoding ABC exporter membrane fusion protein: MSQKLLLKPGNKKLVALIIAATAITGGIIVYGISQSGQFSRAVSSETIPTTPPRRQKVTALGRLEPEAEVISLSAPLALDGDRIAQILVKEGDLVDEGQTVAILDSRDRLETAVLQAKQQVRMTQARLAQVEAGARAGEIQAQQANIERIKAQWAGERTAQEEAVGRIQAQWQGDQIAQAATIRKLEAELENAQIEYQRYEQLSLAGAVSHSAFDSKRLSWETAKQQLDEAQAVLNRINTTASRQLAEAEITLTRINATSNKQLRQAQATLTSIAEIRPVDIELAKTKVENAIAALKRSETELNGAFIKAPMAGQIIKTHTKVGEKINSSGIADLAQTDQMMAVAEVYQTDISKVQLGHSAVITSQAFPGELRGTVAQIGLQVNRQNVFSNQPGENLDSRVVEVKIRLSSEDSKQVAGLTNLQVQTAIEL